The Aptenodytes patagonicus chromosome 18, bAptPat1.pri.cur, whole genome shotgun sequence genome includes the window CCTCCAGTAGCTGGGACGGGGAGGGTCCCCGTCACCACTTCAGGTGCATAGGGGCCTCACCCCTGGGTCTCTGCAGTCCAGGCACCTTGAGCATCAGGGGCTGCAGCAGGATCCAGCACTGGCCCTTCTCTTGGCAGCAGCGGTGGTGAACCCTGTTCTGCTGACCAAAATTCCCTGTCCTTTTAGGAGCCTCCACTAGATGCAGGAGATGTGCCCCGGCTCTGATCCACACCAGTAATGATATCTCACTTTGTTCCTCACTAGCAACGCCACCAGATCAAACCACTCCAGCTTCTCCAGGCCTCTGGTCCACTCGGTGCGCAGGGAGAGGTACAGGGACTGGAGGAAACCGGGGCGGATCATCCGGAAAGCGTGAGATGCCTCTGCTGGAGAGCGTGGGGAGAGATTACTGAGCCAGAGGCAACCATCCCTCACAAGGTCTGCACCGACTTACCACCTcgcagcagcagctggcatgAGAGCATCCTCCAGGCACCGTGATCTGCAACctgcagctttcttctcttcaCTGAGCCTGGCACGGCCGAGAAGGAACGAGCCCCTTCCTCCGGGGAATCTGTCCCTGCGTGGTGAGGAGCCAGGGTGGAGACGCCTCAGTCCTCAGCGGGACCGCCGGAGGTGGGACGAGGCTTTTGCCACCCAACACAGCGaagtaacttttctttcttcttcccaaaaGGTTGAGTAGATGGAGAGTAGATTTCTTGGGGGAAGAATGAAATTTGCTCCTGCATGGGTAACCCTGGGAAGTCTCCAAATGGTTTCAGGCTCCTCTCCTCCCGCTCGAGGACTGCGTGGCCGGTAAGCAGCATTTCCCAAAGTGACTGGAAAATCTTTGGTGTCCAGTTTGTCACCATTCCCAGGAGAACTTGCCTCCACTGGGGCACCCAGAAGTCCCTACACTTTGGAAATGCTGGCTCCCCGTTAAGTCTTATGCACTGGGAAtctgtaaatttttttctgtgtttcttcaccCTTGTCAAATGAGTTACTCCAGGGTGGAAGGGGGAAAGCGCCCTGAAGGGGTGACTCAGAGTTATGCCACCGAATGCAATTTACTGCAATGACCTTGTAATTAGCTTTCTTCGGAGCATTCCCAGCAGCTGAGCCAAATGCAAGAGCGACTTTCTAATGAGCAGATAGATGGGAAAGGAATGCAATATTGCTCATTTATTAGAGTCTGCGGCTTAGGCATAAAATTAGATTTTAGAGGCAAAAGTTAGTTGTTGCGTCCTGCCACCCCACGTAGCAGTTGTACGCAGGATGGGAATCGCTGAGCACTGGAGGGATTCTGACACTGAGCTCTAACAGCAACTGTCCATGGCAAAACTGCCTGCCTTATTTGCTGAACATAATGTTTGGCTCAAACGCAGCCTGTTTTTCTCGTTGCCAACCATTTATAAACCTGACTCAGGCTCACAGATGCATTATCCAGAAGTAGATAGGGAAGGGAGTCGGAATAGATTATGCATTCATTATCCAGAAGTAGCCACCAGATACATTTGCACATTTATCTGCTTCTCAGTTGTTTGCAAATTGTTCCTGTCGGTTGACACTGTGTTTGTTCAGTCACCCACGGCAGGAGTCACCTGGCCCAAGGTAGAGCTCTGCACCTGAGCTAGGCATCCAGACCCCTGTGCTGCAGAGGGGCACGTGAGGGGCTGTGATTCGTCTCCTCCAAAGTTAAACATCAAAAGAAAGCTGGCTGAACTATGCTCTTGAAGTGCCCAATCCTCTATCCCAGGCAGGCTGGATAAATAACTCAAACATAGATCTCTACTGTTAGGGGAGATGAAGTTTTTGCCTTGGGAGATGAAGTTCATGCCTTGTGTTCGGATATTTTTGAAAAAGGAGATGGGAGTAGCAATTAACACTTTCTGCACATTTCAAAGCATAAACTCTCTGCAAAGATGTGCCTCAGCTCTGTGACACTGTGGCTATTTCCCAAGGTGTCCACTGCCTATCCCAATACATGCAGTTACATCCACAAGTAACAGAGCAACAAATGGAGAAGGTGTCAGgaggaaaaatattcagaaagcgTTTCTGGGTGGTGGGGGACTTTGCTTTCCTAGAGTTGAGCCTGCCCTGGTCTTACGGGGGACGTGCAGCTGGATGTTCTCCCTGCTCTTCTGCTAAGTGTGTGTGAATTTGCTGGGAGCACTTCCTATgcagaaaatgtttaaattaattaCTGAAGTGGTGCAGGATAGGACCGGCCTCGCTGCACGAGCTGGGCTCCCAGCCTCAACAGGACAGATGGACCTGAGCAGGGACAGACAGACCTGAATGGGGACAGATGGACCTGAATGGGGCAGGCAGATGTCCTGACTGCTGCACCCTTAAAGAACGGTGAAGGGACTGGAATGCCTTGCTCTGCTGATCACATGCTGGATTTATCCCTGTAAATATCGTCATGTTTACTTCCAATAAACTTTTTTACATATATGGTGTTTGGATTGTCTCCATTCTCATTCAGGCCTTGCATCTTTCTCTGCTGGTTTTGACTTTCCCAGCCTGGGAGCCAGCAAAGGCGGTGGCTGGAAGCCACCTCAGCGGGACAGCTGGTGGTGTAAGGGGTGATCCAGTATGGCTAAAAGCGTCTTTGATGCTGAATTTATAGCACAAATGGTTGTTCTCTCGTCATTTATGCAGAGGAACACGTGACTGCAAACCAGAGTCTTGTTTCAGATGGTTgtatgctttgctttgtttttttgcaaatattcaaGTTGCTCTTCAGCTCTGTTGGAGAAAGTCCTGCCCAAGAAACACACCTCGTGGTGGGAGCCGATGATGGCGGAGAGCTCAAGATCCACTAGTCTTCAGTGGTGTGGACCTCCAGAGGCCTGAGGGAGCGATGCAACCCAACGGCCTGAGTCCAGACCCCTGTGGGGGCTCACCTGCAAGTCCGTTTTTGCACAATTAACTGGGTTGTCCAAAGGTCCGGGCTAACAAGGATGCAGTCAAGGGCGGCCAGCTTGCATCTGTCTGCTGAGGTAACTTAAGTCCCCTGGGGCGTTTGGGTCTGATTCTGCACTCTCACCCCTCTGTTCCCCCATAGCACCCTTGAACACACGTTTACCCCCCCGTGCAGGGGAAGCAGGTGACTCCTCAGTGAGGAAGGGCTGTGCCGTGACGTCACGATACACAAGAAATGACTCCGAACAGGAACTCCTGAGAAGACAACCCATGCACTGTAGCCAGCAAGGTCTCTGACACAAAACCACCACAGCCGCTGCACTGAGCTGTGctctttattattaaaaaaaggaacattccccccccccccaaaaaaaaaaagaacacagcacTTACTGTaagccctgccgcagcccctcgCCCCAGGCCACGATGTGCAGCGCTTTCCCTTGAGTGCTGCACGGTGCAATGGAAGGAAGTCACCTTGTGTGGCTTCAGATCGCGTTAGATGAAGTCCCGGGGCGGGAAGCTGTGGGGGTTGTTGGCTCTGCTCTAAATAGGGCTGTAGGCTGTACGCTAAACCACACTTTTCTTAGAAACTTCCCGTTTGGCTTGAAATGGTTCAGAGAAGTTTCCAATCCTTCTGCGGTGAGCCAGTGAAAGCCCCGATCGCCCCGGTGCTGGGTGCTAGCAGGAGCGTTCAGGGAGGTTTTAAAGCATCAAGTTTTGACCATCCATGCAGTAACCTTCCTGCAGGGACTGTTCCCATCTGGTCCCAAAGAGTTCATTGGGATGGAGCATCAGGATTTCACCCTCTGGGCTTTTAATTTCAGCTATGGATGTTGTCCTGCCTTTACGAAGCAAAGGGTTTGTACAAGTTAGAGCTGGTGGCAGTGAGTTTCACAAGTTGGGCTTGGACCAGAAGACTGACGGAGTCAACAGACCGGAGATCATCTTCTGAATATCTCAACAAAGCCCTTTGGGGGGTTTCTTTTGCTTGGGAAAGAAGCAGGGAGACAGTTtcagaaattcacattttctgaCCTACAGTATGATGCTTGTTTGGAGTATTTGGTGTGACTCAGGGGCACGCCTCCCCATCCAGAACTTATGATCCCACCAAGTCTGCAGCTTTTACTGAGCCAGAAGAGTAAACAGCACCCCAAAACTGCTGGATTTAAATGCTGCAGCTGAGGTCTTGGGCTGGGTCAAACCAGAGAGCTGAAGCCCTCCCTTTGGCATCAAATTCTGCCTTTGAGGTTACAGCTACTCACATTTATTAGTGTCTGCAGTACCTGGAAACCCTGACTTGACTGCCCAGCTCACCCCACGTGGTCCCGCTGCTGTGGTCGCCGACCTGCTGGCACTCCAGCAGTTTGGGGGAGCGGTGTCACCTCAGCCCTGCTGAGCTCTGCACCCCTCGATGCTTCCTGCTGAGGTTGGACCCCGCTCCCCGGTGCTTGGCAGGGTCATCAAAGCAACCGCTTCACCTGCATCCTTGACTTGCAGGGACTGTGCTCCACTCACTGGCATCCTCTAGATCTTCCCCTGGTGAGAGCAACCCCAGAGGCTCCTGCTTTTGGTGGATTTTGAGCAAAAGCAAGCTGTTCTCATAAATCAGCTACTGCTTTTCCTGCCTGCACTTCTCCGAGCTGCTGCAGTTTCACCACCGTACTCTCCTTTCCATCATACAACCAGGGGGTCACCGGAGCTTCTTCCTGCCCATCGGTTCTTCTTCTTTTGGCAAGTCTGAAGGAGCTTGGGTGCTTCTGCCGCTCTGTCACCAGCTGCACCACGGACTGACCCTCGTGGGAGGAGGGGGTAAGTCTCCCCTGTGGCTGCGTGCGATGTTTTATTCATATGCTGTTTTAACAGGAATCAGTTTCTAAAGACAAAACTCTCCATGGGTGTAATCCCATGCAACGCTGTTGAGGTTTCATAAGGGCTGAAACAGGTAAGTTTTTTTTACGTAAAGAGCAAGCAAAACCCCTGTAGTGCTCAGAGACGCAGGGCTGGATGCTAGTCCTGATTACTCCCCTTCGCAACCAGATTAGCTCTAATTCTACTGCTGTTTTCCAGGTAAGCGTGTGGCTAATGGCTTGTGTGATTCACCTTCAAGTTAAGTGAAAATTaactctcttttcttcctgctttgccTTGTTAAAGCAGATTTTAAATTTTTGAGTAATCCCTAGGTGTTTTCTTCTTACCACTCAAAATTTCTCTTCTCACTCAGAGTACAGATCCTCTGCCTCTTTCATTAAGAAATTATTGCATATATTAAAACTTGCTTTCTACAGAGTGGGCATCAAATCCAGGCCACGGCTAGTATGGGGAAAATGAAGCCCATGACCTTGTAGATTTTTGTCACCCTGAGAGCTGAGCGGGTCGTTGCCACCACAGCCGTTCTGCTCTGGGTAGAAAAGAAAGGATCCACTTGTTGCCAGTGTGGCTGCTCTCTGCAACGGGGTGGGATTTCTGGAGCTTTGTGGATGATGATGATGCcagaaagcagcaacaaaacattatttaaaagtcCTTAATTTGGAAAGGTTCATTTTTTGGGAAAAGTAGTGAAAGATAGAGGAAAGCAAATGGTTAATGGCTGCAATAGCCATAGACCTCTCTGTATTAGAAGCCGCTGTCTTTAGCTGGTGGCTTAGCAAATAATAATCAGCATTCCCCGACCCCTGGGGTTAGACTCCCAGTTTTACCAAAATGGGAGTTAAAGGCTAGATTAAGCAAATGACACCCTGTTTCATTCAGGCTTGAGGAAGCCCTGGTGAGGACAAACTGGTTCTCAATCCCTCCTGAGCTGTTCAAGCCACGTTCCTTCATCATCTGCCACATTCAGCCACCCCAGAGCATGCAGGAAGGTGCAGTTTAACTGCAAGTTTCTCTGGCTGACTGAAGCCAGGAGAGACCGAAGGTGGCTCTGTCTAAAAAAGCACCAGCTGTAAAAATGCCTTCAAGCCTGTTTTCTCCCCGGGGTCTGTCCCGCATCCCAGGGGATGCAGTGCAGAGCTGtgagctgtggctgcagcagggcaggctgaAAACATCTTCCTGGAAATGGCTCATTACACGGAGCCATTATCCCAAAGTGGCCCTGAGCATTTTGGGGAGATGCTGGCATGCCACACGGTCATACCCCAAAGGCAGAGTGAGCAAGGACCGGTACAAGAGCCAGGGTGTAAATCCAAGTGCTTAAACATAATCAAACGTGTCTGATTTCAGAATCATCCACATACGGATGTGAGGCTCCCAAATGGCCAGGGAAATGTTTTACCACTGGTGAGACACCAACGGGCTTAAAAGCTGCGTCCCAAAAAGGGACAGGCTCGGTGCCTGCCAGGCAGAGCTCGGTGCTGATGTGACGGTCTCACTCCTCGCCCCGCCGTCGCTCCTGCCAACAGGAGCCTGGCACAATTTTGGGTCACCCCATGGTTACAATTGTGCTCAATGGAAAGAGCAGCTTTGGAGGATGCTGTGCCCCCAACCAGCCTCCCTGCTGTTGGTGCCACTGGTGATGAAGAGGTACCTCAAGGGCATGAGCTGGCGTGGGTGGAGGGAGCAGCATCAGCCACCTGCCCTGTGGTCCTTCCTCCAGGGGAGAGACCCAACTCATGCACTGGAGATGCTCCCTTCACCAGGCTGTGAATAAACAGCAGCACCTCATACCTAACGGGGTGTCCCGCTTGGCGGGACAGTGGGAGAAGTTTGGGTATGACAGCCGAGCAAGGCGGACGGAGGGTGCACGGGGGCTGCTctgtctgcagggctgggaagtCTGAGTAGGGAGTAGGTTGGTGAGCCGCTTGCCAACTGCGCTGTaacaaaaccagctgaaataATTGTAGTGTGGGTGATGCTGGGATCTCACTAGTGATTTTAAATGCAGAGGCTTTTGGAGCCAAGCGAGAACAGCATCATCTATTTCATCTTCCCCTATCAGCAGTTAGTAGTGGTGAACATTTAAGCTGCTCCTGCGGTTCCTTTGTagccctctctctttcctttgtaGCACAACCAGAGAAAGTCAAACGGAGCGTGGCAGGTTCGAGTCTGATTCCCACGAGGTCATATATTTACGTGTGAAAAGCAAGACTTGGCCCCTTGCCCCTGCCAGGTCTCCTCCTGTGGAGGCTAGGATAAATAGTGGTCAACTTTTGGCCACAGATCTTCAGGATCAGGGATCATTTGAAAACCTGCCTCTGCTGCTTCAGCCACTGTTGCCTCTGATCCAGCTCAGCCTTAAGATGATGAGCTCGGGTGGTttcactgctttctcttttccatcccACCTCTTGCCGCTGGCCTCTCTCACCTTCATGAACACCAGCGTGGACCATGTGCCCCAGTCCTGTCCTGGGGACCCTTCTCCTGCTGGGCTGCGTCCTGCTGAACGGCATGAACTTCTGGGTGTTCTGTTTCTGCATCAGGCAGTGGGATTCAGGCATGATCCTGCAGTTCAGCCTGGTCCTGGGAGATGTCCTGATCGTCCCTATTGCTTCACTCAGGATTTCCTACCTCAGCCTTGGCAACCAGTGGCCATTTGGGCAGCTTCTCTGCCAGTTCGAAGTCTTCCTGCGCAGCACCCACATGTACAGCAGCATCTGTTTCCTGATGCTCATCTGCATTCACCGGTACTTTTGTCGTTGTACGGTACAAGAGCAAGTCCCTCTGGAAGAAGAAGAGCTGCTTGAGAAGGCTATGCTTGTTCATCTGGCTTGTCCTCTTTGTCCAAGGgctgcctttcttcttcctcctcaagaCTTCAGTTATTGACGGCTCAGCAAAATGCTTAAATATTCATCAGAGTTGTCCTCTGTTTACTTCTTCTGCAACATGGTTTTGGTTgtgctctttcctcctgctctttgtCCTTTCCTTGACCTGCAGAGCTCTGTTGGGAGCTGCCATTGctaaagcagcaaagaaaagctcCAGAGGCAAGAAGATGAAGAGCAGGTCTCTGCAGATGACAAAAGTGTCTCTGGTGATTTTTGCCGTCTGCTTTGGCTCCCTGCACATCTGCAGGACCATCGGCATCATTGCGAAGTACCATGGCAAGTCTTGCAAGCTCTTGCACCAAGTAGAAGATGCCTACTATGTCAGCTGGGTGTTCACCATGTCGAACACCTGTCTGGATCCCCCGATTTATCTGTTTGCTAATGACAAGTTTAAGAGAAGCTTTGCTGACTCCTTTCAAAAACGCTGGGGCACCAACTGAGTGTGAAAAGTCCGGGAGCCACCCCAGACCGTCCCGGGGAATCCCATGGGGTGGCTGCTGAAGATCCAGaccctgagcttcctcctcctcctcctgttctgtcCCAAGTCCCCAGAGCTACTTGTAGCAGCATTGCAGGGGTTTCAGGGTTTCTCTATGTTCCTCCAGTGTTATTGAAGGGTTGTTCCTGCGGGCAGGGACTCCCTGGGCTATAAGGAAGCTCCGACCAGGTGCCACTCCTGCCAGTACCCTGGGTGGCTGGATCTCCCAAATGTGGGCTTCTTTACACTGCTGAAGTGGCCAAAGCCTGTTGGGCACAAGGGGAAGTAGGGGGAGAATTTACACCTGAAGTCATAAA containing:
- the LOC143168840 gene encoding LOW QUALITY PROTEIN: P2Y purinoceptor 4-like (The sequence of the model RefSeq protein was modified relative to this genomic sequence to represent the inferred CDS: deleted 2 bases in 2 codons) — protein: MCPSPVLGTLLLLGCVLLNGMNFWVFCFCIRQWDSGMILQFSLVLGDVLIVPIASLRISYLSLGNQWPFGQLLCQFEVFLRSTHMYSSICFLMLICIHRYFVVVRYKSKSLWKKKSCLRRLCLFIWLVLFVQGLPFFFLLKTSVIDGSAKCLNIHQSCPLFTSSATWFWLCSFLLLFVLSLTCRALLGAAIAKAAKKSSRGKKMKSRSLQMTKVSLVIFAVCFGSLHICRTIGIIAKYHGKSCKLLHQVEDAYYVSWVFTMSNTCLDPPIYLFANDKFKRSLLTPFKNAGAPTEWSLRALSQGVYRSESSTPAQGKITHIQAPDCPLATQKLAAPQPWRQS